The Sphingomonas alpina genome has a segment encoding these proteins:
- a CDS encoding alpha-glucosidase family protein — protein sequence MVTLPLPWWRGAVVYQVYPRSFADSNGDGVGDLPGITRHLDHIASLGVDAVWLSPFFTSPMADFGYDVSDYCDVDPVFGTLADFDTLIARTHALGLKLIIDQVYAHSSNQHPWFLESRADRTNARADWYVWADAKADGSPPNNWQSVFGGPAWTWDARRGQYYLHNFLSEQPQLNQHAPAVQDATLEIAKFWLDRGVDGFRIDAINFSMHDLALTDNPPATDTGPRTRPFDYQQHLHNQSQPEIPLLLERLRALIDRYDGDRFTVAEVAGPAPEAEMHAFTSGDTRLSSAYGFNFLYAPTLTPTLVRDALAEWPDAPGIGWPSWAFENHDAPRALSRWAAPEHHATFARMKMALLLCLRGNVFLYQGEELGLTQVEIAFEDLRDPEAIANWPLTLSRDGVRTPMPWRAGAPHAGFSDARPWLPPGPDHEALAVDRQEGDPLSLLHVTRRMIALRHANAALMTGTLTIVEASDRVLAFERATPDQRLLCIFNLSAEPVDWQPATPDAWRVIHSTGHADAWRLGGFAAVIAERVA from the coding sequence ATGGTGACGCTCCCCCTTCCCTGGTGGCGCGGCGCCGTAGTCTATCAAGTCTATCCGCGCAGTTTCGCGGACAGCAATGGCGATGGCGTCGGTGATCTGCCCGGTATCACCCGGCATCTCGACCATATCGCGTCGCTGGGCGTGGATGCGGTCTGGCTGTCGCCCTTCTTCACTTCACCGATGGCCGATTTCGGCTATGACGTGTCGGACTATTGCGATGTCGATCCGGTGTTCGGGACGCTCGCCGATTTCGACACGCTGATCGCCCGCACCCATGCGCTAGGGCTGAAACTGATCATCGACCAGGTCTATGCGCACAGCTCGAACCAGCACCCCTGGTTCCTCGAAAGCCGCGCCGATCGGACGAATGCGCGCGCCGACTGGTATGTCTGGGCCGACGCGAAAGCCGATGGGTCGCCGCCGAACAACTGGCAATCGGTATTCGGTGGCCCCGCCTGGACCTGGGACGCGCGGCGCGGCCAATATTATCTGCACAATTTCCTCAGCGAACAGCCGCAGCTCAATCAACACGCGCCGGCGGTACAGGACGCGACGCTGGAAATCGCGAAATTCTGGCTCGATCGGGGGGTCGACGGCTTCCGCATCGATGCGATCAACTTCTCGATGCACGATCTCGCGCTGACCGATAATCCGCCGGCGACCGATACCGGCCCGCGCACACGCCCATTCGATTATCAGCAGCATCTGCACAATCAAAGCCAGCCGGAAATCCCGCTGCTGCTCGAACGGCTACGGGCCCTGATCGACCGCTATGACGGCGACCGCTTTACCGTGGCGGAGGTCGCAGGCCCCGCGCCCGAGGCGGAAATGCACGCCTTCACGTCGGGCGATACGCGGCTGAGCAGCGCTTATGGCTTCAATTTCCTCTACGCCCCTACCCTGACGCCGACACTGGTGCGCGACGCGCTCGCCGAATGGCCCGACGCGCCGGGGATTGGCTGGCCGAGCTGGGCATTCGAGAACCACGATGCGCCCCGCGCCCTGTCGCGCTGGGCGGCACCGGAGCATCATGCGACATTCGCGCGAATGAAGATGGCGCTATTGCTGTGCCTGCGCGGCAATGTCTTTCTCTATCAGGGTGAGGAACTGGGCCTGACTCAGGTCGAGATCGCATTCGAGGATCTGCGCGATCCCGAAGCCATCGCGAACTGGCCGCTGACTCTGTCGCGCGACGGCGTGCGCACGCCGATGCCGTGGCGCGCCGGCGCGCCGCACGCCGGCTTCTCCGATGCCAGACCATGGCTGCCGCCCGGTCCCGACCATGAAGCGCTGGCGGTCGACCGGCAGGAAGGCGACCCACTCTCGCTGCTTCACGTCACCCGCCGGATGATCGCGCTGCGCCATGCCAATGCGGCGCTGATGACCGGCACGCTGACGATTGTCGAGGCATCCGACAGGGTCCTCGCCTTCGAACGCGCGACGCCTGACCAACGCCTGCTCTGCATATTCAACCTGTCGGCCGAGCCCGTCGACTGGCAACCCGCAACGCCGGACGCGTGGCGCGTGATCCATAGCACGGGGCATGCGGATGCCTGGCGCCTCGGCGGCTTCGCTGCCGTGATCGCGGAACGGGTCGCGTAG
- a CDS encoding sensor histidine kinase, with protein MALLVAIALFIAQAINFAMLLEGRRQLRLQLVIGPAVARFVDASERLNIGPLRPDERLRGGVRLATQPPAPDAGPHVRDVERNMKDALTEAGFHFRNLTTSVRPVDPNDPDLDRFGPRRAGRFARMGGELVIAVEQPGRGWLVLSTPWQRSEAPLFWSLIAQTLILYGIVLLPVLWIGRRISRPLRSLAAAARTFKPGEADVPIEPRGPQDVRDVIAAFNALRLRVTAMLNEKDRMLGAIGHDLRTPLAALRVRIESVEDDTDRNKMADTIEEMNRTLDDILSLARLGRPSEPPTEVDLAALVDAVVEDFRDLDHDVTFAEMPRLQMRLRPSLMRRAVRNLIENAVKYGVRAEVSVIGSPHEVCIVVADQGPGIPEDRLSDVFDPFTRLETSRNKETGGIGLGLALACAIVRDAGGDIRLENRPEGGLNAIIMLPR; from the coding sequence ATCGCGCTGCTCGTCGCGATTGCCCTGTTCATCGCCCAGGCAATCAATTTCGCCATGCTGCTTGAAGGGCGCCGACAGCTGCGGCTGCAATTGGTCATCGGCCCTGCCGTGGCGCGCTTCGTCGATGCAAGCGAGCGCCTCAATATCGGTCCGTTGCGCCCGGACGAGCGGCTACGCGGCGGTGTCCGGCTTGCAACTCAACCGCCGGCCCCTGACGCAGGCCCGCATGTCAGGGATGTCGAGCGCAATATGAAGGACGCGCTGACCGAGGCCGGCTTTCACTTCCGCAACCTCACCACCAGCGTCCGGCCGGTCGACCCGAACGATCCGGATCTCGACCGTTTCGGCCCGCGCCGCGCCGGCCGTTTCGCGCGGATGGGCGGCGAGTTGGTCATCGCGGTGGAACAGCCGGGCCGCGGCTGGCTGGTGCTGAGCACGCCATGGCAACGCAGCGAAGCACCGCTGTTCTGGTCGCTGATCGCGCAAACGCTGATCCTGTACGGCATCGTGCTGCTGCCGGTGCTGTGGATCGGGCGGCGCATTTCGCGCCCGCTGCGCTCGCTGGCGGCGGCGGCACGGACCTTCAAGCCCGGCGAGGCCGATGTGCCGATCGAACCGCGCGGGCCGCAGGACGTGCGCGACGTGATCGCCGCGTTCAACGCGCTCCGACTGCGCGTCACCGCGATGCTCAACGAAAAGGACCGTATGCTCGGCGCGATCGGCCATGACTTGCGCACGCCGCTCGCCGCGTTGCGCGTACGGATCGAATCGGTCGAGGACGATACCGACCGCAACAAGATGGCCGACACGATCGAAGAGATGAACCGCACGCTTGACGATATTCTGTCGCTGGCGCGGCTCGGTCGTCCGTCCGAGCCGCCAACCGAGGTCGACCTCGCCGCTTTGGTCGATGCGGTGGTGGAGGATTTCCGCGATCTCGATCATGACGTGACCTTCGCGGAGATGCCGCGGTTGCAGATGCGGCTGCGCCCGTCGCTTATGCGCCGCGCGGTGCGCAACCTGATCGAGAATGCGGTCAAATATGGTGTTCGTGCCGAGGTCAGCGTGATCGGCAGCCCGCATGAGGTATGCATCGTGGTCGCCGATCAGGGGCCCGGCATTCCCGAGGACCGGCTGTCCGACGTGTTCGACCCGTTCACCCGGCTGGAAACGTCGCGCAACAAGGAAACCGGCGGGATCGGCCTCGGCCTGGCGCTGGCCTGCGCGATCGTGCGCGATGCAGGCGGCGATATCCGGCTGGAGAACCGGCCCGAGGGTGGACTGAACGCCATCATCATGTTGCCACGCTAG
- a CDS encoding response regulator gives MGDTPHLLLVDDERSIREPLAQYLTKQGFRVTQAGDAEAARTRMTAYAIDLVILDIMMPGEDGLSLCRHIRETSDTPVILLTARSEETDRIVGLEMGADDYVVKPFSPRELSARVKVILRRAAAGGTRQHAPDSGSFAFAGWVLKSGERALVDREGVSVPLSTGEYNLLLALVTRPRQVLTRDQLLDLTQGREAAAFDRAIDNQVSRLRRKIELDAKNPDLIKTVWGGGYTLAAEVTRL, from the coding sequence ATGGGAGACACGCCGCACCTGCTGCTCGTCGATGACGAGCGCTCGATCCGCGAACCGCTCGCGCAATATCTGACCAAGCAGGGGTTCCGCGTGACTCAGGCCGGCGATGCCGAAGCCGCACGGACGCGCATGACCGCTTACGCCATCGACCTGGTCATCCTCGACATCATGATGCCGGGCGAGGATGGCCTCAGCCTGTGCCGCCATATCCGCGAGACCAGCGACACCCCGGTCATCCTGCTCACCGCGCGCAGCGAGGAGACAGACCGCATCGTCGGGCTCGAAATGGGCGCCGACGACTATGTGGTGAAGCCCTTTTCCCCGCGCGAGCTTTCCGCCCGGGTGAAGGTCATCCTGCGCCGCGCCGCCGCAGGGGGCACGCGCCAGCATGCCCCCGACAGCGGATCGTTCGCCTTTGCCGGATGGGTGCTGAAATCGGGCGAGCGTGCGCTGGTCGACCGCGAAGGCGTGTCGGTGCCGCTGTCGACCGGCGAATATAATCTGCTGCTGGCACTGGTCACGCGGCCGCGCCAGGTGCTGACCCGCGATCAGCTGCTCGACCTGACTCAGGGCCGCGAAGCCGCCGCGTTCGACCGGGCGATCGACAATCAGGTGAGCCGGTTGCGCCGCAAGATCGAGCTCGATGCGAAGAATCCCGACCTGATCAAGACGGTATGGGGCGGCGGCTATACGCTGGCGGCCGAAGTCACGCGATTGTGA